The segment tattgtaaaaagtaactaatcaggtgatgccacatcggctgcacaactattggggtctcttttgcacgcctattggtctcactttttttgggggctgttttggacaccttggcaaaaagcatgctgatgtggcatcatatttgatgatgtggccctgaaaccttagttataagcaagggacttgccaagtaagctgctgtaaaaaaatcggagtgattcaaaatttccaagtaggattttgagaagcatgaagttagggtgcacgactactgggtcctttcccctatgtactagacaatgggggaggggatgttgacaaaggcaAAGATTCAAAACCTAAACCTTATTTTGAAAAATGTGATATATATTTCTCATGAGCTTCAAAAATTTGGTGCACACATCcaaaatcatgtccattgcatccttGTTTAGAAACAAATGTAGATGTTTAAATTAATAGAGGAGAGGGTTCGTTCTCTAAAGAgcaccaatcatcatcaagacatgttttGGAAGAAGAGGGAGGAATTGATTTAGAAGCTTCTTGGATAAATGACGcacaaggctccttcaaggcttcataCTTGGAATGAGGGACCTTATATCCATTAAAGGAAGGTGTAAAGTATAATGGACCCCAATTGTTTTTTAACAAACCATCATTGACGGTAGATTGTGTTGTTGGAGGAATAATAGTGTTAAAGGGGGAAATGCATCCTACTTCATCTTGAACAACATCATAAGGAGTAGGATCAACATTGATCATGTGGAGCTAATTGTTATGTATGAAATTGATTGTGCAATGAAGAGTAAAAGGGATTGCTTTCATAGAATGAATCCTTAGTCTacttagaagaaggttataattgagATCATTGGGAATGGCATATAGGAGTGGATAAAGTCATtggtcctactttgataggtaatatgactatatcAAGTAACTCTCTACCAACATTATCAAATCCATGAAACACATAAAGAATTAGGTTGAATAAGAGAATATTcctaatttatcttatctaataagtcaatgTGACAAATATTAAGGCCTAGCTCATTATCAATTAAGGTAAGTCTTATCTTATGTTCATAAATGCAAGGTGTAATCATGAGGGGGTCATTTTTACTTTAAACCTCTATAGAAAGCAATTCATCTTGTGAGCACATAATATCCTTTGGTCTAGTAGAAGGAAGAGAAACTAActtttgtaaggcttcttggatcaacccaTGGTATGGAGATGAaatttgaatcaagtcccaaaggaaGATCTTAGCTAAGGTAGCATGAATTTTTTAAACAAGATTAGGTTCCTTGCCAACAAGTTTCTTAGGATGAGAGTGGAGGAAGAGAAGTGAGAAGAATATAGGAATCTTGCTTGTCAATTCAAGCGTTTAtatgtcatctatttcatagctaTATTTTTGTGCTAGTTTCTTTTCCATATCACTTATTTCACATGTTTATTTTGCAACTCATGTTTATTTGTATGATTGGAAACATGGATTGTATTGACATGATATGAATTAGGCTCTTTATTTACTAAAGATTTATTAGGGAtagtatcaaggaaagtgataATGGTTTCACCCTCTTGCTAAAATATATCTATATGGGTAGGACAAACTTTATGAGAAGGATTAGCAATAtccattaatgcttcatctctaggaaaGATGACATGTATGTGAGGTAAAgtgacattaaggaaggtgtttatgatatcatcctctttccCTAAGATATCTTCATTGGAGAGATACATTCTAcaagaaagatcaacatcattcttcaaaactTCACCCTTAGGAGGGACAATTTCAAAAGAAGTGTTGATAATCTCTTATTGTACCAAATGTTCTCATTGGTAAGAGAATCTCTAGGAGATAGATAAAGTGACACAATGGAGGATAAGTCATTATCACATCAATGAAATATATACatcatgaaaataactaaatgaaAATAATTTGCTTTTACATATGCACAATGCATGACAAAAGAGATAACAATGTGCATTTTTATGGTTTTTTAAACAATACAAGTACATAAacaatgaatgaatgcatctaaaGCTAAAAATTGCATgcaaaaattagatctaaaactAAAAATCAGAAATATGCAAGCGCAAGAAGAGTTGAGTTCAATAAAATGCAATGTATGGGAAATGGGGTTTGCTAGTCTAGCatacaaactaggaatcaaacccaaacccatcaattacATTAGAGAACAACCAATAAGGCCAACTACAAACCCATCAATAGAGTCAAGCACATTTGCTTGAATTATTCTATTATTCATTGATTTATATTGAATTAGATGGATGGTATGGAAGGAATTGGAGCTAGAAGGTGCAAAATTGGCAATGAACTGCATAAACAAGTAAATCCATAATTGATGATCACAAAACAAACCCAAATATAGAAAGGGGGAGAAGAGAGGAACCTGTCACAAAAACCTGAGTTAAAATTGGGTGGACATGGATGCTAAACATTCTTGTCTAAAATGATGAATTACTAGGTAATGATATTGTATCTAGGACTCTAATGTTTACAGCAAATTTGTACAAAAAACCTTATTTACAGCAATGAAGATTTTCGACATTTTCCAAAAGGAGGGAGGCAAAATAGCAGCTTCTTGTCGAAAAAGAAAGCTCATCTGACTGCACGTAAAAAAACCAACATTTCATACAAGATCTGAGAAGCTTGAGACAACTCTGTACAAAAACCTAAATAACAATATTACAGTTTTTCAAAGCCCTTCAAAAGAAAAAAGACGGAAATTATCCTTAGCACGAAGTGTAAACAACAAATAACACAGTAGGTGGTGTGAAGACACACCGTTAGATCAAATAGGAGCAGACACATCTAAGCCCTCTCGCCTCGAATACGGCGAGCGAGCTGGATATCCTTGGGCATAATAGTAACCCTCTTGGCATGAATAGCACACAAATTAGTATCCTCAAAGAGTCCGACCAGATAGGCCTCTGCTGCCTCTTGCAATGCCGAAACGGCTGAGCTCTGGAAGCGCAGATCCGTCTTAAAGTCTTGGGCAATCTCTCTTACAAGCCTCTGGAAAGGCAACTTCCTTATGAGCAGCTCTGTGCTCTTCTGGTATTTGCGGATCTCCCGAAGAGCAACGGTTCCGGGCCTGAAACGATGAGGCTTCTTCACTCCCCCTGTAGCAGGGGCACTCTTTCTCGCCGCCTTCGTTGCCAATTGCTTGCGAGGGGCCTTCCCTCCAGTTGATTTCCTTGCTGTCTGCTTTGTGCGGGCCATTTGATTCAAATTTAGCGCAGAAAATTTCCTTTCAATGGATACAAGAAATGAGAGAACGGATGCTTAATTACTGTATGCTTTCCTGATTATATAGGGATATACACAGGACgattttttcaaatttgattttatCGCGTGGGAGGAGGGAATGAATCTCCATCTTCCGATCTTGGACCCTATCGACGGTTCACAGGCCTTTATTCTTGATCCGGAGCGTAGAGCCTAGGATCGATTTCTTTTTTAAAGTCCGGCAACGTTTATGGCCTTCGCTTTGCGCGCCTTGACATTTTTAGGGAAAAGGGAAAATTATGCAGTAATAATAATAGGTcttgaaaatataaattattaaatttaatatatttttaaattattttaaagataAATTTAAGTGTTTGGTTTCAATTTTAGAATTGTATTATAAGTTTTGAGAGATGTGATATTTCAATATTATATACTAGTGATTAAAATTGCTTTTAGATGGTAATTGTAATTTTTTAGCGTTAATGTTTCAAATCATATCATGAAGTTATTGTGGTGGTCATAATGGGTAATAGAATGCGATCTAAAATATTGATACTTTTAAGAAAATGTTATAATTTGTATTAGAAATTTTGTAACATAATGATGGCTTGAAGTTTTATTATGTCCTTGCAAAATCATTTTTTAGCAATTTAACTAGATAATTTTGCTTCTTTGTTGAACACTATCATTCTAAACAATTTTATGCACAATTTTTTTCATACGCCCTATCATTCTAAACAAGTGCAATGGTTTAGTTTGTTGCATTACAATGTAATTATACCAATAATTGTATTATAATTTTTTAGAGATGTGATATTTCAATAGTCGATGTTTGTGATTGAGATTGTTTATAGATGGTAATTGTCTGGTAATTTTTTGGAATTAATTGTTTAAATCATATttaatgatgttttctttgtcCTAACAACGGATCATAGAATGTGATCTAAAATATTGATACTAATATATATTTTGTAAAGTAATTAAAACTTAAAGTTTTATTGTGTCCTTTCAAAATCATTTTTAGTGATTTGACTAGATAATTTTGTTTGCTTCTTGAAAACAATAAAGTTTTTTATGCACAATTTTGTTCATAAGCTCTATCATTGTAAACGAGGATAATTGTCTAgccaataaattatataatttGTTCCAAAAGCTTTGTTATATCAAGCAAGTGGACTTGTCGAGTTCAAAGAATTACAATGGAATGATTCCCAAAGCTTGGGTTGTTAAGCTTATTACACCTATCAATGAATGTtccacaaaaaatattgcattgatcATATATACCTGAATCAATTGGCTACTATAAATTGTGGCAACTTTGAAGACTCTATGCAATtaattatttagaaaattaaaatttagaaacaaGAATGGTATTATGCTCATGGAATACCAATGGGGTTGTCGGTAAATAGCTTGTAAGGAAATACAATAATCTTATTATAGTAAAATTTAATGAATTGAAATCCATCTATGCATTAAAAAATGTAACTAGCCTAATCGTGGTGAATATAGTTGTTAAAAATAACCATGAATCACAACTACAAGCACTTCGACTTTAGGTTCACCATCATACACTTTGGATAATAATATTCAAGGGTGACCAACTAGTACCAAAATTACTATTTATGAAGTGAATATAAAGGTTCAAGTGCATTAATCAAATAATCATCTTgaacacttaggaaaataacatGAGTTACATATATGTACAATTTTCCTATACCCACTCACTAATTGGCCCGGCCCAAAACTAGCATTACTAATTATGAATAATTGTTTGATTACTCTCTACTTATTATCCCCCCCCCCAACACACACACACGTTTTAGCAGTTTATAATGTGGAGTACCAACACCCACATGTGAAGATTAAATCCCAGAATTCCCCCATTGTCACTAACATGGGGTGACAAAAAAAATTTAAGTTGCATTTACAATTGCTTTGGATCAATCATTTCGTCTATCTTCTATTGTTGGGGTTCACATGTTTCATATTTGTGCCCCCCAACTTCTAATGAAAAATCCCTTATATGTCAATTCCATTGATAATTCATCCTTGGAATAATATTCAACAAACATCCTTATCTCTCCAATAACTTAAGTACACTTGTATATCTTTATAGGCTATTATTTTGTATACTTTTGCATAATTTGTTTATATTTTGTAATTGACACATACGTATTATTGTTTTGTGTTTTATGTGTCCTCCACAATCACCTCTActtcaattttaaaattcaaagtCAAACTATACATTTTAACTATAACAAACCTATGAATCATGATTTAAGTTCAAGGATTGATAGAATTTGAAATATTGTTGTTATAATGATCTCCAATAATAGCattatcctaaaataaaatcaatgTACAAAATGCAGTAAATAGCTTCATAGATTCACGTGTACTTTTTAAGAATTTTAATATTATCTTGTACTGTTGATCACAATCAATTCTCCATTGAAATTGATGTAGCTAAGGCTTACATGCAACTTGTTGGAGAGCCTATAGATTGATCCATTAGTCATTGCATTCATGTTGATACTTCATTTATATGTTGTAATATTGTGGGAATGGGGTTCACTTGTCTAAACATACAAACTACATGAATCAAACCCAAACCAATAAATTACATTGGAGAACAACCAATATGACTGAGGTCAAACCCTTCGGAGAGTTGAACATTATGATTGATTAATctcttttgatttgattgattggatatgcttaaaaaatgaaaatgcaagaacTAGGCTAAATAGTGCAAAAGTAGAAATAAAGAGCATAAACAAACAAATGTGTATTTAAGAATTAACTAAGATGTATAGAACTAGAAAGGGGATATAGAGAAGTACATGTGTCTAAAATATGAGCCCAAAATGGTTGGACACTAAGTCTAGGTGCCCTAGTCCTTATAGGTGTTCGGGTGCAGAACAGAGGTCAAACTAGTCGTAGAAGCTCCCAAACTACCTTATGATCAAATCGCAAGTCAAAACACCTAGAATATGGTGCTAGGTGCCCTAGCCCTTGCCTTTTCTAATATCTTGTTACCTCTATCTTTATTTATAATATCCTTGTGTACCTTCAAACTAGGACTAAAACCTATTTATAAGTCTACAAATGCACAAAATAAGAGGAAACTAGTGTCGGGTTGTAtatgggcttgcctaagtcaaacctcgagtTGGAATTAACCCTACAACAATGGTGAAAAAAAGATATTACCCTTGATAAGGCAAAGGCTAAATCTGAAATGAAATACTTGAATggaaatgttgaattgaaatgattatacctttgatTGAGGATGCAACGCTCTTAGTGTATAGCTTGGAAATTTTAAATGCAATGATTCTCCAAAGGCAACCACAAAACCCTCAATTCAAAGCAAAATATAGTCTAAAATATGAAGAATAGGAGAAACGATAGTGAATGAACATAATAAACATCAAAAGAACAAGCATTAAGCAAACAGTCTCCTATAATTCTCCATAGTTTTTGAGTCTCCTTCCAATTGTGAAAATGATGCCCTCGTAAATAGGCAAGCACAACAAGTAGATAAAAGAAAAGTTAAAATTTTGTGGTTGTAATAGTGGTTAAAGAGAAAATGGGGGGAGAGGTTCAAATTTATAGATTTGGAGGGAGATAGATTGACAATTGAGTTTGAATTCACCCCAAAAGGAATGGACGGTCGAGATCACATCATAGAAAATTTGCCTAGGTTAGGAAGAAGGTGAGAAGATGCTGGAAGGAATCAGAGGACAAATGGAAAATACTGTAAGAAAGTGGAGAGGTGAGTGAGAAAAGatgaaattaaataataaaattatctaTTTTCACTAGCAAGACAtgggtaaatatatattttttttgtttacttgGTTGAGAAGGGAACATATGATTATTGGTAAGTGTTTTTAGATCAATTCATTTAATTTCTGAATAACTGTGTAATGGTTTAACATGTCTCTTCCTGAAACACAATGGTAGGTTATGACTGCTAATCAACTCTATATTGTCAATTACATTTGTATGAAATATTCCTTGACCCCTACCAATGTCCTTTATACCTTGTCTAAAAGATGCAGTGGTATACATGTTTGCGAAATAATGGATCGATATAATAAAGAAATGTAGTGCCAGATAAGAAGCCCATATGAATATCATCACAATTtggatttgaagtattgatctaCTTTATGCTAATTTCTATTCATAACTAATGCCACTAAATTAGGGCCCGTTAAGGGTCCTGGCTGGGTTAATTCAGCTTCAAAAGAACCAATTGAGGTTTCCTGGGAAAAACTGATGGAGGGATGGTGGGATGGAGCATCTAAAGGGAACCCTAGGCAATTAGGAGCAGGTTTCATTGTTCGAGACTAGAATGGGGATGTGTTAGCTTTGGGGGCGAAGAATTTGGATGAAGGTACAAACAATGTAGTCGAAGCTTTAGTAGCATTAACGACTATTAGATTTGGCAAGAATTTGGGAGCTTTGAAAATTCATTTACGGGTGACTCCCTAATAATCATTTGGGTAATTATGAAGGGGAGAATCGATGCATGACATCTCCAAAACCCAATTGCTAAAATAATGGAAGAAttagtatcttttgaagatttccAAATTAGCCATGTCAAGAGATCCAGGAATACGAAAGCTGACACCTTATCAAAATGAGCTCTCTTGTTCAGAGTGGTTGGCAAATTAAGAATTGAAGATTTTCGGCATCTCTCTTTAGAGGAGTTTTATGATTGATTTAGTGGTTGTTCACAATATTTATTGAGAAAACTTTAAAGACAAACCACAATGGCTACATTGTCCGAAGAAGTGATGTGAAGGAGGGCGGTGGAGTTAAGAGGACATTCTACATTTATGGCCGAAGTTGTAGTAGCAGTTATTTTTAAATTTAGCATGCCCTCTTTTTTCGATGTTTTGACAGAATTTTTCATGCTGAAGAAGCTTGTGAGAAGGTGTGGAGGAGGGTGGTGGCACTATGGCAGTAGGGAAATCATGGAGGCAAATTTTACTTTGAAGACAAACAAGAAATTGTGCCCATTCTTCGGGGAGGTGATTGAAAGGAGATTGAAGGGAATGTTTATTTTTAAAGATGATAGACTAGTTAAATGTGTGTAGTTGATCTTGGGTAAGGTGTTTGGTTATTTGAGACACCGATATCGAACAAACATGGATGTTTATTCATTAATCATGGCATGGGGACTAGATTTGGGTGAGTCAGAGCGAACGGTGAAGTGGGTAATGGAGTCAATTATGCACATAGATTTTCTAGAGGGAATGGACTCAATTTCAGAGTGGGTGATATCTGGTGAAGGTTTTGATCTCCGTGAAGGAGTAGAAAATGTTGATCATGAGTGTTTTGGTAAATGCATTCCCTTTGTACGTTGGTTGGAGGGGCACTTCAAAGCATGTCGTAGAGAGGAGGCCAAACATGGTTGGGAAGCACTGAAGTATTTGTGCAATTGATGGAAGTGGATGCATTGATTGAGCAAGCAAAGGCAGAAGCAGAGGGTTTGAGACGCATAAAGCTTTGACCATGGAAGAGGAAGACAACAGGTGAGCAGACGGATGGTGCAGAACCGGGGAGCTCGCATGGTGTAAGTTAATGATTTTCCTTACCCTGCAATGAAATTTTCAatgttttgtcattttgtcttgtGTCTTGGGGGTTAAGACATGTTTTGTTTCTAGGTTTAGTTGTAGTCGATTAGTGCAGGATGGTGGTTTGTAATTCTATGTTTTGTAAAAAGTACAAACTATTTCCTTGAGCAAATTTTTGAGCTCGACAAAGATGTAATGGGTCTTGGTAGGGGGTGAGTTTGTTTGATGGTCAACCATGgacaaatggttttgttttttGGCGGTGTCTAGGTGGTTCTAGATGATTTGAACACTTTCTTAATATGCTgatgtactttgtttttgaaaatgaaaaaataaaatcttaTTACAGAGCGAAAAAAATGCCACTAAATTAGAGATATATAGCATGGACAACTTTGATCCTTTTCTATAAGAGGGActtgattattttttttttataggaAAATATTACACTCATGTCACACCCAACTTGATTGTAAGGTCATCACCTCAAAGTGTTGCAGGTATTAATAAATTGAAAGAGGAAGAAGGTGTGTTTGCAATCATGAACTCACATTAGGATTTTACAGGATAATGATATTAATTATCGAGGAATCAATATGAATGTTATTGATAGACATTGTAATGAGTTGGGTATTTGACATATGTAAAGGCTTGTGAATTATTTAGTTACTATGTTTCATTCCTTTGTAGTGTTTCATCGAATTTAAAGATTATACATTTGACTTTGATTAATTGGATCTGATTGTTAGACATTGTAATTAGTTGGGTAATCATCATATTAAAATGCGtgtgatttaattaatttttctacTTTGGTCCATTCTTTTCATTAGAATTTGAGATTATATAACTATAAAATCCTTTAGAAACAAAAAAATGGGTCATGCTATGAGATCCTTCTTGTGGATGCTCACATTTGTTTATAGATAATCATAAGGAATTCTATTTATTTGGACTACTAGCATAATGATGAGATGAAATAATGAGATAATAATGTGTTGATGAAATGAAGAGAGAaagatgtcttatatagggattttataataaaatcacctttaggttgacttaatattattatatttttgcacGGAGTtagatttgaataggataggaTTGCCTTATTATCCTCCCACATTTTGGGGGAAAAAGTGTGGGACTGTGTGGCTCTAGGTGACCTGGTCCTAGACTATGTTGGTTGAGGCAACCCGCTCCTAACAATTTCAGCTCAACTTTTCAGGGATGTGAGATAATAGGGTTCCAATGCCAAAAATATCTTTGtacaaaaataaataatgtttAGATGGGGGAAATGTCTCTTGAGATTTGAAATGGGGCAGGATTTATAATAAACCGGGATAATAAAAGATAGAGGGCACACCtaaaaataagggcccaaataagagtgtgatgatgtattcAAGTGGAATAAGACTCGTAATATTGAACTAAAATCGGCAttaagagagtgtgaaattggacaccctaattaaaggtgtaaaATTTACGATGCTACCATATCCAAATAAATTTTCACATCTAACAAGCATATACACCCATCGACCTCATTCTATACCCATCAAGGATAACAACCCTTTATATCCTAATGTCATCCACTCCATCCTACATTTCTAATCAAACCCCAACATCCATATCTAGTAGTCTCCTTTTTAAGATCACCCATAGACCTATCCCCTTTTTTTCCCTAATCTTAACACTGTAAATTCCAACCCTACATCACATTTAGCAACCCCACTTTAGGCTTCAtccatgaatatatcacctattatGCTTGTCCTAACATTTTGAACCACTGGGTCAGATCCCAAATCCCCTTttatatttttgtctattgatcaagatgttatcatttacATCTTTATCATAACACCATATTGTCTTTCAATTTCAACATCCAAATCAACTTATCAAAATCTTAGGTATAACACCATCATTTACATCCCTATCCTAACACCATTTTATAATTTAATTCCAACATCCAAGCAATCCTACTTAGATATTAGATCTAACACTAACATTTACGTCATGTTGTCTTTCGAGTGCAACATCCAAGTCTTCGTGCCCAAATATTAGGTCCAACACCACCATTTATATCCCTATCATAACACCATATTGTCTTTAAAAATCCATCTCATTCATCATACCAAAATCTCAGGTCCAACACCATCCTAACATCATCATATACCCTCAAACTCATTCCCCCATCAAACCATAATCTTTCAAACATAGATGTTACACAACCTTAGCCGTCTCATCCAAATACATATCAAAACAAATGCACATCATCGCCAATTTTAATCCTACTTTATACTTGAATGCTTAAGAACTTTTCTTGTCTTATGTACCAAGTTAATTTACAAATTCAAATCATCATATCACCTTGGACACAATTAGCATAGGAACTAGACCtattctaaattaataaaaatacGAATCCTAGTCAATCTTACTTGAGAATTTGCCTACCTCAAGTAAGAAAGAACAATAAACTATCCCATgttaatttaaaaaatatcaatGTCTATCTTCTAAATCAATTATCATTTCATCCTAATCCACATATAACTATCACTTTTCAAACTAATAATCATAATCATCCATGTCATCAACTTTAATCAAATATCATCCACCTTTCCCAAAAACCACAATATCCAAAATAaaaaaccataaaatctcaaaaaaccaaaacatttgaaaaatccccaaaataccaaaaacatacaaaaaaaatcCCAACAAAAAAAAGACTTTCCTTTTCATGTCACCCATCACTAGATTACAAATGAAACTAAACATGAAACATCATGAAGATAATTCTATGGTGTCGAGTGTTGGCTATTATGCCCAAGGTGAAAGCTCGAGACCATAAATGCACTATGAGACCATAGATGAGAAATAATACCTTGTGATTCAACTTGAGTATTCTCCTTGGTTCATAGAATTTGTCAATTTAATGACACTTAAAAAACCTACCTAGATTATCTATTCAACCTTGATAAAGATATTTTTTCGAGACAATTAATTGAAGAAGGATCCCAAAATAATTATGCAAGTGATTTCAACACCAATAATTCATCTTTCATATGATTCGATGGTTTTTCATATTGAGGAAGCTTCTCCATGAGTTAACACCATCACAATTAAAAATTCTATGTCATTGTTACTAGGAACAAATAGGTCATATCCAAGGGGATTCCTCGACTTCCCAAAAGGTCACCCAATATGAATTCCTCAAGCATCTCAAAAAGGTTTCACGCATAGATATATATCTCAGAGCTTCTTTGTTCATCACCTATTTGAATGCATTAAAGGAATTAGAAGTTCCTAGAGATATTAATCGAGATCAAATTCAAGCCATGGTGGGTCATTTATCCTCCTCTTGTCAAATTGTGTTATATCTAGAACATATACCTTTTATTGAACTATCACATGATTGATCGCTTCATATAGAAGCTACAGtgaataaacaccaaatcaaacaAGTCCTTGTAGACGGTAGATCTGGTTTAAACCTTAGTGCATACAAACTTCTTAAGTAATTTAGATATTTTGAAGATGACATTGAACTTTGGAAAATGATCATTGTCAAAGATTATGATGAtgcaaaatgaaaatttgaaggtaCTATTTGTCAGGTCGGTGCTATTT is part of the Cryptomeria japonica chromosome 10, Sugi_1.0, whole genome shotgun sequence genome and harbors:
- the LOC131050914 gene encoding histone H3.2, coding for MARTKQTARKSTGGKAPRKQLATKAARKSAPATGGVKKPHRFRPGTVALREIRKYQKSTELLIRKLPFQRLVREIAQDFKTDLRFQSSAVSALQEAAEAYLVGLFEDTNLCAIHAKRVTIMPKDIQLARRIRGERA